The Hevea brasiliensis isolate MT/VB/25A 57/8 chromosome 9, ASM3005281v1, whole genome shotgun sequence nucleotide sequence aatcaccaCTTTTTCATCTAACTGAAAGTTTAAtgcttaaaattataaattttaaaatttttaaaagatgtaataaaaaagaattttagataatttttttataagataagattttaatagttgaaatttaaaaatatttagataaaaaattgatatttaatataataagttaattttttgaaaaaatataaaaataaaaataataaagaggTTGTGTCAtatgataattttttaatttactttattaGTTTAGGCGGTATATTCTTGtaaatcaatttttaatattcagttttaataaatgtatatatataaataataataataataataataataaatgaataaataaataaataaataataatacagTGATGATGACGAATAAGGAAGGCATCTCTGTCTTAAGTCTTTAACTCTAAAAGCTTACCGACCTGCAGCCATCTCCATGGATTGAAGTGTTGGGGATGGTCAAAAAGAGAAGAATCCAAATGCACGGCTGCAATCACTGGTAGCACTTTCCATCCACGTGGAATGTCATAACCTTTCACAATTTAAcccaaattttaattaatttttgatttcttGATCATCACATTAAACATTATTGTAATCTCTTTCTTTACCTTCATAATGAACATCTTTCAGAGCTTTCCTATGCAGGAATCTCACTACGTTTCCAAGCCTAAGTGTCTCACTGATAACCTTCACATACAAAAACACTCGTTTATTATTTCTGTTAGAATGTTTTTTGGCATAACAAGAAAAGAAGAATGCTTGATTAATTACACATTGAGTGAATTCCATTTTCTTGTAATCTTCCCAGTTCAATTCTTTCTCTCCTGATTGCTTCTTTGCTCTTGCAATTTCCAGGTGTTCTTCCTTTGTATAAAGAAAGAAACAAAACATATAAATATTACAAGACTAGTATTTGGTAAGAAGTAAAAGTGGCATATATATAAGACATGCTTACCCGTAACTGCTGGATAGCACTTGGACAAGCCTCCAAGAAATAAATAGCTAAAGCTATGGCTACTGAGGAAGTTTCATGGCCGGCAAAGAGCAAGCTCAGTATCAAGTCAAGGATTTGCTCACCATAAAGATTTGAATGCTTCAAAACCCATCCAAGAAGATCATCTCCCTCCAAATTTTCTTCTCCTTCCTTCATTTTCCCAATTCTTTCTTCCATTTTCTGCTGTATAAAATTCAGGATGATTGATCGAGACTGCCAGACAGAATTTTAGTCCTGGTTCTTTTGTCAATTCATTTTATGTTTTATACGAAATTTTTAGGTAGTAACTGGCTAGCCTATTACCTGCAAGGCTTTCCTGTACGCAGTGCCGGGCAAATTTAATGGAGCAGATACCACTCCTTTCATGAAAGTAACATACTCTTTCTTCAGCTGCTCAGTCTCTGGCTTTCCAGGATCCATGCTCATGATGTGTTTCGCCATCAAATTGAAGGTgaactacattttttttttatttgtcctTACCGATAAGCTAAGCATTTTTCTCTTGAAAAGAGTGCAATAATGAAATTCATCTGTTTGGTTATGTAAGTTTCAAGAATTACCTTCTTTGCTTCATCCTGAGCTGAAAATATAGAATTCTCCCTCCAGGAGTTAAGAACAAGCAAGGTATGCCTCTCCATCTCTCTCAATAGTTGAGTCCTGAGCCTGGCATGGCTCAGAAAGTTGAGAGATATAGTCCTCATATCTTTATGCAAGTCTCCAACTAGAACCAGCATAGACCACTTTCCAAGAATTCCACCAATACTTCTTGGATAGCTGCATTCAAATAACCTCCCTTCATTCTGTAGTATAAATCTATTGAGTCCAGCATCTGCAGAGACTACTGTTGGCTCCCCAAATAAATAGGACTTGTATATCTTCCCATACCTGCAGATTAAAATTGAAGCTTTAATTGGTATAATTTTTGCCTAAACAAAATTTGTAGTCAGTTTGTAGCATTTAATTTACCTTAAGATATGCTTTTCCATGAAATCTCCAATTGAAGTAGCAGAGTAAGGCTTCAAGTAGGCAAAGGTTTCACCAATAAATGGCCAGCCCATGTTGCCTGGTGGGAGATTGAATCTGGCATGCTTTCTTTGAAAGAGAATGAAgattagaagaagagataaaattgATGGAAGAAGAAAGAGAACAAGCTCTGTATCAGACATGAAGCCTCTACGTTTGTGTGCGTGGAATTTGCTTAGCTGTTTTAAGCAGAGAAAAATCAGACAGCCTCTGCTTTTTTGGAGTTCTTCATCTGAACTGAAAAGGTTACATGGAGTTTTTAAAGTTAGTTACGCAGGTGGTTTTGAGGAACCGCAAGCTTGAGAGCAAAGGCTAAGAACCCATAGCCATAGGCTGCTTTTACAAGCTTCTCTTTTGTCATATAACTAAAACAGCGGAAAGCAGCGACGATTTTGGCTTTCTGTTGCCCTTTTACTTTCCAAGTCTTTTTTTTtcccaataatttttatttatgaagaATATTCTTTCCTTAgtctttattttattaaattaaaaaaatcctTAATTAGATTACTTAAGATTTCtaattttaaaatgataaaaattaaagtatattctaaaaaaaaattcaaaaaattttaaatattctgattatgatttttttaaaaatgagaTTGAACTACTTTAAGCCTAAACGGCAATATTTAATAAATGCAACTTTTAAATCACCTCTTCAAAACGAATGGAGGTTCTTTGGTTTTATGAAGGCTATAAAATGAGGCATTAGTTCTCCTCAGTTGGCGTGCCACAAAGTTTCGTGAGGCGTGTGCCGTGTGAAGCAGAGCCGAGCCAATTGGCTTTGCCCATTTTGTGAGATGCCGCGAAttgttgtttctttttttttttaattgaaagttAGCAGGATTCATTTATGAAAAAAGGGCTAGTGAACCATTGCAAGATAAAGTTCCATGGCCCAAAATAAACGCAGAGCAGGCGCAACCCACATCGTACAAGGAGCCCTAGCATAGATGATCCGAACCTGGACCCTAAACCTGATGAAAAGGGCCGCACAACACTAGAATCTAGAACGCCACTGGACGGCCAGTCAAGTCGTTGGAGGGGAGAAAAACTCCCCTTGAAGCGCCGAAGGGAGTGAAACTCGACCTACAACACCTGATCAAGGATCCCTAGAAACACCCCATGGAACCAGCCAAAGAACTAGGAAGCCTTGCATGACCTTATAAACGTTGGGCTTTGGACATCGACACCATAGCTCATAAGGGGAGAAGTAGAACCTTCACTGGGGACAGAACTAGTAGAGAGCACTACAAGGGACTAAATGTCGGCCAAAAGATCCTGAAAGAAATGTACTAAGCTATAACAGAACCCTTAGATCAGAGACGCACAGCTAAAATAGAAAACAAAAAACCAAGGCCATGGACTCCAAAAGCGGAGGAGGAGAATAGAGTTTGGTCAATCTCGCTCTcctatatttttaatttgatagttttgggattattttatattattattaaaattattaaatttgagaaatcaaattttaaatatattaattaaaaataataaaacttaatttaaaattaaatttaatatattttaatcataaaaattttaaaataatgaaaatgacCAGCATTTTCAATGACTTAAACAtcctatttaataaattaaatatatatatatatatatatatatatatatatatataattgtagtATAAAActttcaaatgaaaaataatttttagtgaCTTGTACAATTAGTTTAATAAATgacataaattataaaattaatataagaataatttatttttatatgattattttattttatttttaatgatttaacactttaacatttttatattttatcttttcATATTTACGTaaagtaatataataaaaaagtaTAACTATAACATTCTTATAAAGTaatgtaataaaatattattttaaaaatgtaataaattaaaatatttaaattcattaataaaatataatataaaatattatttttgtgtaataaaatatattttttaataaaataactataaaaatctcttttatttacatattaaaaattaatttttgaaaaagaatatttttatatggagcaaaaaaaaattataaaatgatgACATTATAGCTACTTGTATAATCATCACCCATCAACTTACATGACCATCGTCCCACAGTAAATATCATGTGAATGtgtgattatatatataattatttttattaaataataaattatataaattgttattaatttaaaagtattttattaaaaatttgagacttaaaattattaatttttgaaaaactaagacttttgtcacgacccaacctatgggccggaccggcactaggacctgggccagcctaaagcccccgaggcccgtagtaagtctaactgttcacttaacccaactctaaggcccatttgggcccaatttcaagaaatcaaccgggcagagtccggccataaagtggacctttcaacggggagtttttgactcacccgacctgtaaacaaaatataacatcaattggggagctcagctcaccctccacatactcatcatcataaacataaatgggagctcagctccctcatccaatccatcaatcaCGCATAGAATATTATgtttacaggcccaaaataacaatttagtttacagacccaattcaaataatattTCTATCACATGCGGAAATGCTAAGATTTAACaaatttatacaaacattaatactcgacctgcgaggaagaaagcaggttaatctcaaaaatatcctcctgtggcctgaaaaaatattgaacaggagtgagcgttcgactcagagagtaaaatatcaattttaactataatctctataactatctaaaactaatgcaccctgtagagtgaaatgcaacaccagcaataatttcacatcataacatcaaaaaggtaatttggagcactcacgcactcaaagaatatcaatcatatatatatgggagtgatccctatgactctcttaattccaatcgTGTACaacaagaactcagctcggacttccacttaataaccaaatcagggtcccagcgaagaactcaagccgtgtctaccccgaaagaccgggtcccagcgaagatctcaagccgtgtgtacccgtcctatccatagtccacaccacatcacacgcacgccaacgcacgcacactgctccaaattaccacaataacatacatggcactttcataattatgaatgcaacataaatcgtgcctaaagtttatttacatagatatatgcatataagtgatgcatgggcatgcttgaacatataataatagtgaaattacaattaaaattaatattttactcacagatttgacaacggtcactgtggcggctgggcggaggaagaaggctgtcccggctcacctgacaattacattacaattatttaatacaaatgactcaatacaatttaagaaaagaccaaatacgtcctaagtcgtgccgaaaatccggcagagtctcccctatacctaggacctacccaacctgcaaaagggctcaaaacacacttatatattcacaacccatatatccacaactcaatctcatcacacaacccctcctgggtccatcaaatcaatcatccatcac carries:
- the LOC110665021 gene encoding cholesterol 22-monohydroxylase CYP90B51 isoform X1 translates to MSDTELVLFLLPSILSLLLIFILFQRKHARFNLPPGNMGWPFIGETFAYLKPYSATSIGDFMEKHILRYGKIYKSYLFGEPTVVSADAGLNRFILQNEGRLFECSYPRSIGGILGKWSMLVLVGDLHKDMRTISLNFLSHARLRTQLLREMERHTLLVLNSWRENSIFSAQDEAKKFTFNLMAKHIMSMDPGKPETEQLKKEYVTFMKGVVSAPLNLPGTAYRKALQSRSIILNFIQQKMEERIGKMKEGEENLEGDDLLGWVLKHSNLYGEQILDLILSLLFAGHETSSVAIALAIYFLEACPSAIQQLREEHLEIARAKKQSGEKELNWEDYKKMEFTQCVINQAFFFSCYAKKHSNRNNKRVFLYVKVISETLRLGNVVRFLHRKALKDVHYEGYDIPRGWKVLPVIAAVHLDSSLFDHPQHFNPWRWLQTQSSHCFMPFGGGPRICAGSELAKLEMAVFIHHLVLNYQWELADHDEAFAFPFVDFPKGLPIRVVKLHNFI
- the LOC110665021 gene encoding cholesterol 22-monohydroxylase CYP90B51 isoform X4 produces the protein MSDTELVLFLLPSILSLLLIFILFQRKHARFNLPPGNMGWPFIGETFAYLKPYSATSIGDFMEKHILRYGKIYKSYLFGEPTVVSADAGLNRFILQNEGRLFECSYPRSIGGILGKWSMLVLVGDLHKDMRTISLNFLSHARLRTQLLREMERHTLLVLNSWRENSIFSAQDEAKKFTFNLMAKHIMSMDPGKPETEQLKKEYVTFMKGVVSAPLNLPGTAYRKALQKMEERIGKMKEGEENLEGDDLLGWVLKHSNLYGEQILDLILSLLFAGHETSSVAIALAIYFLEACPSAIQQLREEHLEIARAKKQSGEKELNWEDYKKMEFTQCVISETLRLGNVVRFLHRKALKDVHYEGYDIPRGWKVLPVIAAVHLDSSLFDHPQHFNPWRWLQTQSSHCFMPFGGGPRICAGSELAKLEMAVFIHHLVLNYQWELADHDEAFAFPFVDFPKGLPIRVVKLHNFI
- the LOC110665021 gene encoding cholesterol 22-monohydroxylase CYP90B51 isoform X3, which gives rise to MSDTELVLFLLPSILSLLLIFILFQRKHARFNLPPGNMGWPFIGETFAYLKPYSATSIGDFMEKHILRYGKIYKSYLFGEPTVVSADAGLNRFILQNEGRLFECSYPRSIGGILGKWSMLVLVGDLHKDMRTISLNFLSHARLRTQLLREMERHTLLVLNSWRENSIFSAQDEAKKFTFNLMAKHIMSMDPGKPETEQLKKEYVTFMKGVVSAPLNLPGTAYRKALQQKMEERIGKMKEGEENLEGDDLLGWVLKHSNLYGEQILDLILSLLFAGHETSSVAIALAIYFLEACPSAIQQLREEHLEIARAKKQSGEKELNWEDYKKMEFTQCVISETLRLGNVVRFLHRKALKDVHYEGYDIPRGWKVLPVIAAVHLDSSLFDHPQHFNPWRWLQTQSSHCFMPFGGGPRICAGSELAKLEMAVFIHHLVLNYQWELADHDEAFAFPFVDFPKGLPIRVVKLHNFI
- the LOC110665021 gene encoding cholesterol 22-monohydroxylase CYP90B51 isoform X2 translates to MSDTELVLFLLPSILSLLLIFILFQRKHARFNLPPGNMGWPFIGETFAYLKPYSATSIGDFMEKHILRYGKIYKSYLFGEPTVVSADAGLNRFILQNEGRLFECSYPRSIGGILGKWSMLVLVGDLHKDMRTISLNFLSHARLRTQLLREMERHTLLVLNSWRENSIFSAQDEAKKFTFNLMAKHIMSMDPGKPETEQLKKEYVTFMKGVVSAPLNLPGTAYRKALQSRSIILNFIQQKMEERIGKMKEGEENLEGDDLLGWVLKHSNLYGEQILDLILSLLFAGHETSSVAIALAIYFLEACPSAIQQLREEHLEIARAKKQSGEKELNWEDYKKMEFTQCVISETLRLGNVVRFLHRKALKDVHYEGYDIPRGWKVLPVIAAVHLDSSLFDHPQHFNPWRWLQTQSSHCFMPFGGGPRICAGSELAKLEMAVFIHHLVLNYQWELADHDEAFAFPFVDFPKGLPIRVVKLHNFI